The genomic window ACTTAACATGTCTGTCTTCTGACTTATGTACACATTGCCCTCTGCACACAAACAATGGAACTACCTGTGCATGAAAATCGATTAAATCCTGACACCCTTCCTCTTATTGTTCTAAATATCCATTGTGTTTGTTGATAGGAATCAACATGGTTAAGAGGAAGCTGGCTGCTCACGACAACCTCAAGATAACCCTTGAACAGACTGGAGACAAGTTTCATGTCAAGGAAAGCAGCAATTTCCGCACCCTGGAATTAGACTTCACCCTGGGGGTCACCTTTGAGTACAGCCTTGCGGATGGAACAGAACTATCAGTAAGCTAAAGTTGCATCTACTgtggggtatttttttttaagaaataaaagttttcaatcatgtttatttaacaggTTTATATACACTAATCATTTTATTCCAAATATGAAGAGGCTCATGTAGAGTTAAAAAAACTTTTAGACTTTGACCCTTTGAGTTGCATGAAAGAGTGAATTTGTTTGCTAAGTAAACTATCCATAAGTCAACATCTGACTTCATATTTGTACCCTTGAGCCAAGTTGATTTGAACTTCATACCATTAACAGCAGCTGCCAAAAAACTGTCAGCCTGCACTGCCTGCCCTCTCGCTCCGTAACACCTCTCCCATGTAGTACACATGTCATGAGTTAACATCGTGTTTGATGCTGCAGGGCTCTTGGGCCATCGAGGGAGACTCGATGAAGGGAGTTTTCAACCGAAAGGATAATGGAAAACTACTGACAACAGTCCGAACTATCGAAGGAGATGAGCTCACACAGGTAAAGTTAATGACTATGCAAATtaaggcacacaaaaaaaaaatccccatggTCATAGTTGCATAGCTGCGTAAATGTTTTTGAAGTATTGTTTATCTGATATTGCAGCTGTCAGTCCGTTTGTAAATCTAGAGTTACCTGTTACTGTAATCTGAGTTCAACAGACATCTAATGTCCcaactgaaatacaaaataatatcaTTACTGTAGTTGTAaatccttctctttttttgcagaTACATTCACAGACTATGAAACTGTAAAATAACATTGTGATATTTTGTGTCAACAGAGCTACAGCTATGAAGGTGTGGAGGCTAAGAGGATTTTCAAGAGGGGATAGACTGAACCCATCATTATGAACTACAAAGTGAGATGTTGGACTTCAAGATTACATCAAGTATTGTGTTGAATTATCAACTACTTATGCcagaaaaaatactttaaaaagagCACTGTCTGTAATGGATATACAGTTTATGAACCCGTTTGGAACAACACAGGATTTTGATACctgcaaaaataaaagccaTAATGtaactgagtgttttttttatgttctcttGAGTTTTATTTCTTGAAAAACATTTCTATGAGAATACGAGAGGCTTGTAAGTacagaagacaaacacagtgaaGTGACTTATTTAAGAGTGATACAATAATTTAttcaacaatgaataaaaataaaatatatataatgtacaaaaatataaagtgtcgACAGATTTCACATGATTCTTTAGATTGATCTGTACGTACACAAGTCATGAAGCATTCACTGAAGCACCACCAACTCAATTCAATAGTCATTTCAGGCTTAATCCCAACCACACACAAGAGGTGTATGAAACGAGGATACAGTTCCCACACATCAGGCCTCATCAGCCAGTAACATATCAGATACCATCATTGACAGAATGCGTAGAATTCTCTTTTGTTCTTCAGTGTTGATGCCAGAAAGTCTAATTAAGCTCTGTCgctttaaaagtgaaaagaaatgGGTCGATGCAATGCCAACTGCGACTTATGTGACACAAGAGAAATCCTTACTGCGATGGATCATGGATGCAGAAGGAAAACAATTATGAGTTTTCTTTTCCCAAACTCCCACGCAAACAGTTTCACAGGCATGCAGGCAAATTTATTAATGACTTAAGTTTAGCACTGAAAAAATATTTCAGTTGTTCTACATTAAAGCTCTTCCACACTTGGAAAGCTTTGTCACCCAGGAGGTGGGATGAACTTCCCACTTTCTGCAGCTGAAATTGTATCACATCAACTTTTGCCAATTGCAGCGGATTACAGAATGAACAGAATGTTTGCTGCTTTCCCAAGACGGTCAAAGCTTCCAAGCCTGAAAGGGCATTTAGGGATACTTAGAGAAAACTGGACCTGGCACTAGTCCTAAGCCCTTAGCTCCCCCCACtgccacacatacacatacacaaacacacacacacacacacacacacatacagtacaatgTTGGTCAGATATGTCACTTTTAGCATTGCATATTTAAGTTTTCATGACATCCTATAATCTCTTTCATTCATCGCCCTCATTCCTAATTGTGGTTTTTGCTAACAACATACATGAACCACTGAAAATGTCAAGGCACTCTTGATACAACTGAAGACACAAAATTCAGAATCTAAAATACAGCTTgagtgaaaacaacaaactcCTAATGTAacagataaagaaaataaatgagtgACGGGACAGGTACTGTGAAAAAAACGATAAAACCATTAGTCTctcaagacacaacaaaaccaaataGCAGGGCGACAACATTAAGAAAACCTGGTTAATATACTCTGACTCATCATCTAATCCAATAGTTTAACAGTTTGGATATCTTTATAGAATGTAAGATATCCTAAAATGAGAGTAAAGCGAATGATTTATCTTTAATCGAGCACAATCAGCTTGTATAAAGGCATCTTTATGTCATTTGAGCGATTAGACCCCTTAAACATCAAGTCAATTCTTAAGGTAAGTGTCCTTGTATGCCTTCATTTTCTTCAAATCAAGCAGTGTACATAAATTAACCATGACCAATTCAAGCAGATGCTTAAATGATCAGTGAAGTGcgatgtaacacacacacacacttaaatctTCTTTTGGTGTCAGACAGcacaagcacaacacacacaaacacagcaaattGAGTGATTAAATGAGTTTGGTTAGAATAGTTGAGAAATACCTGGACAAAGGTTATTGAAGTTAGACAAAAGTgctatgtggaaaaaaaaaaataactggcAGGGTGTTTAGGAAAAGACTTGGCAACATAGTGAGCACAAGAGAAAGTTAATATCAACACTTGAAAATTCATCAACACTGATTCGTATATTGTTGGGAATGTCTGATTTACATAATACAAAGCATTAAAAGTAccaaaatctgttttaaaatcatcacaAAGTAATTTTTAGTGAATGCATAGTATGTCTTGGAGAGTTAACTGTTTTTCCAGCGTACTGTGTGCATCATATTTTTATATGTACAATGGATGCATAATCAAAAGTACGTGTCCTTGCATGGACACAAACAAGAGGAAAAGTTTCCAAAATAGTAACAAATCTCATGAATTCAATACAAATCGGTTTAATCAAATAGAATGTATGCCCCAGTGTAATCATGCTCATGCTAATGCTGTACACAGAGCTAGTAAGACTTTGTAAAGGCCACATGCAGGTTTCAGAACATTAGTCTTATGAACGAGAATCATTTTTGTGGAGTATGCTCAATATCAGGTAGCCATATTAATTTTTGTTGGCATCAttagggaaaaaaaacctgcaaataCCGACCTGTTCAAATCTGTCTACTTTGAAAGGAAGACtgcaaaaatacaatttgaCATCACCGCAAGTTACAAAAAGAGGATTACAAGAACCAGCACAATGAAGGTAGAGTACACACGGAGAGATATGGTCGTACAGTATATAGTGACCTTTAAATGAACCGAGGGCTCCCACTACAGAAGATTATAGTCACTATAGGATCTGTTGACAACCAGAAAGTGGATCACTCAGTCCTGCAGAATCACATTTTGAAGAAAACATTGTCTCCCTAAGATCTATACATGTTTATGAATGGCAGCATTACGTTTGCCTATAATCATTCAGGAAattaacatttgaaataaaacaaaactgaacaaggATCTTTGCCgacatatcttttttttttttttttttttttacagccaatGAGGTTTGGTGTCAATGGGGCAGCCACAGTCACTCATTAACACACAAATGTTGTCAAAGAACTGATAAATGATAACAGTTGAAACAAATCAGTAACTGAATGTTGCAATGCCTCTTCCTGGTGAACTTAAGCCCTCAACGTGCATTAAATGGTGGCTGTCCTGATATAAACCCTTCAACAGTTTGTCGTAAATTTAAACCTGCTGCTTCAAATTCTTCGCTCTGTAGGTTTTCTTCGACTGTGTATAATGACATCATGTATTTATAAAGTGTCTTTCACATATTGTTTCATGTCAACATGCAGTGATTTTTCATCCCGCTCTCTCCTTCCATCTGTTTATAATAACTACACCAAACTGTACTTCATCAAAGTGTGGCTCCCTGTAAACTCTCATGCCGCTCTTGTGATATGTAGGTGAATCTTTTCTGCAACACTTCTGCAGACTTACTTtaatagtaaaaaaataaacatattcgATTAGAGatcaggtgacaaaaaagaatCAAGACTAAAAATCCCCTTTGTGCAAACTGAAAAGATTCTGGTATCAACAAAATCTGCTTTCAGCAATACTGCGGGATAATGGAAGACAGTTTACATGGCAGGTGACAATCCTTCAAACAAAATGCAACAGCATTTAGAAACAGCATTTATTTATGTGACAAGCTTGCATAAACATATTCCGCTCTATTTGGAGATGTCTGGCTTCAGGACAAATTTCCATTCTGTAAACTCTTTGGCATCCAGTTGGTACTCTACTGACCGCTGCTCATCCGTGTAAACAAACTTTACCAAGTAACACTCATATAAAACCACGTTCATCCAGTCCTTTGGCTGTCACTGGGTTCCATTTTGCAGTGGGTTTATTGCTATTATGgcctgcaaagaaacaaaaatgaataaataaatgaaaatctaGTTTATATTGTGTTCGATGGTTCATcctatttacatttaaagcaaatCTGGTCATTTAGTCTTATTCAAGAAACAGGTAGTAGaggggaaaataaataaaacttttacATCATTTTAGATGGCATAATATTGTGATATAGATTTTTATGATATGATTTAATTGTTTCTGTTCTGGAAGATTATTGGGTGGTGTtgaaatttatttaaaaaaaatgtgaatggaTTCTAAATAGGCAGGAATGTACCTGACAAATCAAGACATTTTTTATAATATGGATCTTAAAATCTATTTATGCCAATCCTTAGTCCTGCTGTTTGAATACTAACATCGTCCTCAGTGGCCACAACAAGAACATATGAAAGGAAATCGGCTCATTTTTAAACAGTATAGCTAGGTCTCAGATGGTTGAATTGAGGTTTGCAAGAGAGGCTTACTTGTTTCAGGTCTTGCTTTTGGCACatcttgtgagtgtgtgtcagtgggGAGTGTGTGGCTGGTATCTCTGCGCTCTGTCACTACCACTGTCCGCGGTACTGTGGCAGAGAGGACAAGAGGCCTCTGGTTGTGGTACTTGAGACGGTATGTTTCCGTCATACAGTTATCCACATTGAAGTACGTTGTCAGAGAAACCTCTTGAGATGGCACCGCCTGTTCGCCCCTGCACAGTCTTTCCTCACTTTCACATGATGACGGGGTGCTCCTTTCCGGGTCAGAGCCTGACTTGGAGCTTGCATCTGAGAGGGCTCTAAGGCCTGACATGTCAGGCTTCCTGTGAGGACTGACAAACGATGTAGATGAGAGGCGAGGACTTGAGGGAAAGGTCTCTTGAAGCATCCTCGGACGAAACACTGCGTGGCTTGTTTCGCCCTGATGAGGAGGGATGCGCTGGGATGTTCGGAGGTGAGGCGACCCTGTTGTGCCCGGCTGACGCtgattgttcagttggagaGGCTCTGCTGTCACGTTGCTGGGAGGGTGGTACGGTAGAGTCATGTGAGGACACTGGGACTCAGAGGCGACCGACTCACTGTTGCTGGAGCGGTAAGAGTTTTCTCTATCCTCGGGCTCAGAGAGAGCAAGATCGTCGGAGCTGTTCCATTCTGAGCTGCTGGTTTTTGTGATGTGCCTCAGGGCTGTACTTTCTCCAGTGTGCTGCTCACTCTGCCTGTTATCCGAGCTATTGGAGTCCCTCTCTGAAGACGCTGCTTTTCTGGAGGTACTAGAAGTGTACTTTGACTTCCGTCTACAAGAGAGATGTGTTGCACAAAACGATGGAAATCATCACTTTATATTGCAGAGCTTCTATTTATTAGACACGttcaatattatttattatacagGCCTCTACCTTGAGCTTGGACTGCACTTTAGATGTGAATGTGAAATTTGGTCATGGTTTTTTCCCTGAGGTTTGGGTTGATGTTTACctataaaat from Labrus bergylta chromosome 1, fLabBer1.1, whole genome shotgun sequence includes these protein-coding regions:
- the fabp2 gene encoding fatty acid-binding protein, intestinal; the encoded protein is MTFNGTWKIDRNDNYDKFMEKMGINMVKRKLAAHDNLKITLEQTGDKFHVKESSNFRTLELDFTLGVTFEYSLADGTELSGSWAIEGDSMKGVFNRKDNGKLLTTVRTIEGDELTQSYSYEGVEAKRIFKRG